A single Phoenix dactylifera cultivar Barhee BC4 chromosome 1, palm_55x_up_171113_PBpolish2nd_filt_p, whole genome shotgun sequence DNA region contains:
- the LOC103704402 gene encoding putative disease resistance protein RGA4 — protein sequence MAMILPAFVGRYMKKLADFVEGEVSIMLGVKDELQKLQRRLERMRGFLEQAERKRHEDTNISNWVGELKDIMYDADDIIDLCIIEGGKLLESHQPVSAVCHPFPLFSCFGCMKFRYEIGDKIRDLNKRLKEIAEDRSILPKLENPNQDVQESGVNPRRTFPIEDSSDIVGTQIAEATQSLVESLVQGDKKKFWILGIVGMGGIGKTTLASIIYNDERIKENFSIRVWVCVSKNFSEAKLLQEIIRSAGGNYGQAETKAELIPILSRVLSRRFIVVLDDIWEAKVWEDLLRYPLESAAADGRIVITSRDINVAKNMRARVHHVDKMDSNEGWQLFCKKVFRDDEKEEIINLKEIGMKIVDKCDGLPLAIKTIAGVYQLQTELPGALFLSYEDLSSDLKQCLLFCSLYPENFSMTCDQLVRFWLAEDFVKSQGDVLLEDLAEDYYKELICRNLLQPDSKYVSQRVCTMHDLLRSLALFLIGDESTFVGDGKTCTTNPLTKLRHLSISNVGERLEIPDAVKKQKCLRTLIAWNSPKTKIVEHELGRLEQLRVLDLTGTGLESLPDSVGNLLHLRHLNLDRTNVKKLPESIRRLQNLQILSLSGCQSLHMLPKTITTLSNLRCLRLYETPVSHLPRGIGKLTHLNNLEGFVVGDDGGKQDQGCNLEELQSLSQLRALKIVRLERSRAGVSTLQNSCFLRRLFLRWLPPEAENNQPRCGEDAVQNVNKICNDLSPPSSLEELRLDNFFGSGFPGWLMSSSLGACFPHLAFLALIDCKSCPKLPPLGLLPQLKFLRISGADAIVTIGPELLGRRSSAITAFPRLEFLVLTHMRNWKEWSFGVVEEIGDEIRGASKLLPHLKALHLQDCPELIALPEGLAHATNLQRLQILDAHNLREIKNLPSLTDTLHIERNLRLERVSNFPSLKSLQILNCSRLQHVENLAKLQFLCLEHPSTAQGTSEISEQETECLASQTFPVILINKQSTSHSGYRTYSGSIKMLRLGCRNLEYLD from the exons ATGGCAATGATCTTACCCGCTTTCGTGGGAAGATACATGAAGAAACTCGCAGATTTCGTAGAGGGTGAGGTGTCAATCATGCTCGGAGTGAAGGATGAGCTCCAGAAGCTTCAGAGAAGACTGGAAAGGATGAGAGGTTTTCTTGAGCAAGcagagcggaagaggcatgaagACACAAACATCAGTAATTGGGTGGGGGAGTTGAAAGATATCATGTATGATGCGGATGATATCATCGACCTTTGTATCATCGAAGGCGGCAAATTATTGGAAAGCCATCAGCCCGTTTCTGCGGTATGCCATCCCTTccctttattttcttgcttcGGTTGTATGAAGTTCCGCTATGAAATTGGTGACAAAATTAGAGATCTTAATAAGAGGCTGAAAGAGATTGCAGAGGATAGATCAATATTGCCTAAACTAGAAAACCCTAACCAAGATGTCCAAGAGAGCGGGGTGAATCCTCGTAGGACTTTTCCCATTGAGGACAGTTCTGATATCGTAGGGACACAAATTGCAGAGGCTACCCAGAGTCTTGTGGAATCGTTAGTCCAAggagacaaaaaaaaattctggatTTTGGGGATTGTTGGGATGGGTGGAATCGGCAAAACTACTCTTGCTTCTATTATATACAATGatgaaagaataaaagaaaacttTTCTATACGAGTATGGGTGTGTGTTTCCAAGAATTTTTCAGAGGCAAAGTTGCTGCAAGAGATAATTAGAAGCGCAGGTGGAAACTATGGGCAGGCTGAGACGAAGGCTGAACTCATACCCATTCTTTCCCGTGTCCTTTCTAGAAGGTTCATTGTTGTATTAGATGATATATGGGAAGCAAAAGTATGGGAGGATCTGCTCAGATATCCTTTGGAAAGTGCAGCGGCTGATGGTAGGATTGTGATCACCAGTCGAGACATAAATGTGGCTAAGAATATGAGAGCACGTGTCCACCATGTTGACAAAATGGATAGCAATGAAGGCTGGCAATTGTTCTGCAAGAAAGTCTTTAGAGATGACGAGAAGGAAGAGatcatcaatttaaaagaaattgGGATGAAAATTGTTGACAAATGTGATGGTCTTCCTCTTGCAATCAAGACCATTGCAGGAGTTTA CCAACTTCAGACAGAACTCCCAGGAGCCTTATTTTTAAGCTATGAAGATTTATCATCTGATCTTAAACAATGTCTCCTTTTTTGCTCGTTATATCCTGAGAATTTTTCGATGACTTGTGATCAACTTGTTCGGTTCTGGTTGGCTGAAGATTTTGTAAAATCACAAGGAGATGTATTGTTAGAAGATTTAGCCGAAGATTACTATAAAGAGTTGATTTGCAGAAATCTTTTACAGCCAGATTCTAAATACGTAAGTCAGAGGGTGTGCACAATGCACGATCTGCTGCGTTCTCTTGCTCTGTTTTTGATAGGAGATGAGAGTACTTTTGTTGGTGATGGAAAAACGTGCACCACAAACCCCTTGACCAAGCTTCGTCACTTGTCAATTTCAAATGTGGGAGAGAGGCTAGAAATCCCTGATGCAGTGAAAAAGCAGAAATGCTTGAGGACTCTAATAGCCTGGAACAGTCCCAAGACAAAGATAGTTGAGCATGAACTTGGAAGACTCGAGCAGCTACGAGTTTTGGACTTGACCGGTACAGGACTGGAGAGCCTTCCAGACTCGGTGGGAAACCTATTACATCTAAGGCACTTGAATCTTGATCGAACAAATGTCAAAAAGTTACCAGAGTCTATCAGACGCCTTCAAAATCTGCAGATCTTGAGTCTCTCGGGCTGTCAATCCTTGCACATGCTTCCCAAGACTATCACAACTTTGTCCAATTTAAGATGCCTTCGCCTCTATGAAACTCCGGTGAGCCATCTCCCAAGAGGAATAGGCAAACTGACACATCTCAACAATCTTGAAGGATTTGTGGTCGGTGATGATGGAGGCAAGCAAGACCAGGGGTGCAATTTGGAGGAGCTGCAATCTCTGTCCCAGCTGAGAGCGCTGAAGATAGTTAGGTTAGAAAGGTCACGAGCAGGAGTTTCAACGCTTCAAAACAGCTGCTTTCTTAGAAGATTGTTTTTGAGGTGGCTGCCACCCGAAGCTGAGAACAATCAGCCACGATGTGGAGAGGATGCAGTCCAAAATGTGAACAAGATATGCAACGATCTCTCTCCTCCATCCAGCCTAGAAGAGCTTAGGTTGGATAACTTCTTTGGTAGTGGGTTTCCGGGCTGGTTGATGTCATCCTCATTGGGCGCCTGCTTTCCTCACCTGGCATTCTTGGCCCTTATTGATTGTAAATCATGTCCGAAACTTCCTCCACTAGGCCTATTGCCCCAGCTAAAATTCCTTCGGATTTCAGGGGCAGACGCAATCGTAACGATCGGACCCGAGCTTCTTGGTCGCCGTTCCTCAGCAATAACTGCATTTCCTAGGCTTGAATTCTTGGTGCTCACACACATGCGCAACTGGAAAGAATGGTCATTTGGCGTGGTGGAAGAGATTGGCGATGAAATAAGAGGAGCCTCTAAGCTGCTGCCGCATCTCAAGGCCCTGCATCTACAGGACTGCCCCGAGCTAATAGCTCTTCCAGAAGGTCTGGCGCATGCCACCAACTTGCAGCGCTTGCAAATTCTGGACGCCCACAACCTGAGAGAAATCAAGAACCTCCCCTCCTTAACTGATACGCTCCACATCGAGAGAAACCTGAGGTTGGAAAGAGTATCCAACTTTCCCTCGCTGAAATCTTTGCAAATACTGAATTGTTCGAGGTTACAACACGTGGAGAATCTTGCTAAGTTGCAATTCCTGTGCCTGGAACATCCTTCTACAGCACAGGGGACCTCAGAGATATCAGAGCAAGAAACGGAGTGCCTCGCATCGCAGACGTTTCCAGTAATCTTGATCAACAAACAAAGCACCTCCCACAGTGGTTACCGAACCTACTCGGGCAGCATCAAAATGCTCCGACTGGGATGCAGAAACTTAGAATATTTGGACTGA